From a region of the Hemibagrus wyckioides isolate EC202008001 linkage group LG06, SWU_Hwy_1.0, whole genome shotgun sequence genome:
- the osbpl11 gene encoding oxysterol-binding protein-related protein 11 isoform X3: MQVETAGMRISESEGKLDVHTQSSFRTTSKSWQYSDHMENVAGYLMKYTNLVTGWQYRFFVLNNEAGLLEYFVNEQSRHQKPRGTLPLAGAVISPSDEDSHTFTVNAISGEQYKLRATDAKERQHWVSRLQICTQHHTEAMGKFHRGSSNYSSKRSVLRDHLVEAREMMTQAQDQHRDLVQCIEGLPASHNPSPLDQDLLLLKATSLATMTCLSDCLHILQLQQVARHRVPLGGPTIEWLEPKLPDALKNGGTLASITKDSTKMQGTAVEPAEMDSCDIAGEQEDIDTEEEQEDTFPAEEEDLGAVEEERSVILHLLSQLKLGMDLTRVVLPTFILEKRSLLEMYADFMSHPDLFVAITDGTSPMDRMIRFVEYYLTSFHEGRKGAIAKKPYNPIIGETFHCSWRVPKTAVSQGSVQKESSSASDCYNVRFVAEQVSHHPPVSGFYAECQERQMCVNTHVWTKSKFMGMSIGVSMIGEGNLHLLEHGEEYTFTLPSAYARSILTVPWVELGGKVTVNCAKTGYSAAITFQTKPFYGGKLHRVNAEVKHNPTNSVVCRVQGEWNGVLEFTYSNGETRVIDVLKLPITRKRVRPKEQQGHYESRRLWQHVTESLLQKDMEKATEHKRFLEERQRKEERHRIETETPWRTKYFERKGEGWVYHKPLCKSVPAQSSSPAVLQSNP, from the exons ATGCAAGTGGAAACAGCGGGAATGCGAATTTCTGAAAGTGAAGGCAAGCTCGATGTTCACACGCAGAGCTCATTCAGGACGACCTCCAAAAGTTGGCAGTACAG tgatCACATGGAAAATGTAGCTGGATATTTAATGAAGTACACAAATCTTGtaacaggatggcagtatcg ATTCTTTGTATTGAACAACGAGGCAGGGCTGCTGGAGTACTTCGTGAATGAGCAATCACGGCACCAGAAGCCAAGGGGCACATTGCCTTTAGCAGGCGCAGTCATTTCCCCGAGCGATGAGGACTCGCACACCTTCACTGTCAATGCCATCAGCGGGGAGCAGTACAAACTCAGAg CTACTGATGCTAAAGAGAGACAGCACTGGGTGAGCAGGCTGCAGATCTGCACACAGCACCACACTGAAGCCATGGGCAAG TTTCACCGTGGCTCCTCCAACTACTCGAGCAAGCGTTCTGTGCTGCGTGACCACCTGGTGGAGGCTCGTGAG ATGATGACCCAGGCACAGGACCAGCACAGAGACCTGGTACAGTGCATTGAGGGCCTGCCGGCCAGCCACAATCCCTCTCCACTGGACCAGGACCTCCTGCTGCTCAAAGCCACCTCTCTGGCCACAATGACTTGCCTTAGTGACTGCCTTCACATCCTGCAGCTTCAACAAGTGGCCCGGCACAGAGTTCCTCTCGGAG GGCCGACCATCGAATGGCTGGAACCCAAACTGCCGGACGCGCTGAAGAATGGTGGGACTCTGGCTAGCATCACCAAAGACAGCACCAAAATGCAGGGCACAGCTGTAGAACCTGCTGAAATGGACTCCTGTGACATTGCCGGG gAGCAGGAAGACATTGATACGGAAGAGGAGCAAGAAGACACTTTTCCAGCTGAGGAAGAGGACTTGGGAGCAGTAGAGGAAGAGCGTAGTGTCATCCTGCATCTTCTCTCTCAGCTCAAACTGGGCATGGACCTTACCAGA GTGGTCCTTCCTACATTTATCCTGGAGAAGCGCTCTCTGCTGGAGATGTATGCAGACTTCATGTCACACCCAGACCTTTTTGTGGCCATCACAGATGGCACCAGTCCTATGGACCGTATGATCAGATTTGTGGAATATTACCTCACTTCCTTCCACGAGGGCCGCAAGGGTGCGATTGCCAAGAAGCCCTACAACCCAATCATTGGCGAAACATTCCACTGCTCCTGGAGAGTGCCAAAGACGGCAGTGTCTCAAGGAAGCGTTCAGAAAGAGAGCTCCAGTGCATCAGACTGCTATAATGTGAGATTTGTGGCCGAGCAGGTGTCCCACCATCCACCCGTCTCTGGCTTCTATGCTGAATGCCAGGAGAGGCAGATGTGCGTAAACACGCATGTGTGGACCAAAAGCAAGTTCATGGGCATGTCTATCGGTGTTTCCATGATTGGAGAGG gtaatCTGCACCTGTTGGAGCATGGCGAAGAGTACACATTCACTCTGCCGTCGGCCTATGCCCGCTCGATCCTCACTGTGCCCTGGGTGGAGCTGGGCGGAAAGGTGACCGTGAACTGCGCCAAGACAGGCTATAGTGCAGCAATCACCTTCCAAACCAAGCCTTTCTATGGGGGCAAGCTGCATAG AGTGAACGCAGAGGTGAAGCACAACCCCACCAACTCTGTAGTGTGTCGCGTACAGGGGGAGTGGAATGGTGTGCTCGAGTTTACCTACAGCAACGGCGAGACACGCGTCATAGATGTCCTCAAGCTACCCATCACCAGGAAACGAGTGCGGCCCAAAGAGCAGCAAGGACATTACGAGTCAAG GCGACTGTGGCAGCATGTGACGGAGTCCTTGCTACAGAAAGACATGGAAAAGGCCACAGAGCACAAGCGCTTCctggaggagagacagaggaaagaggaaagacaCCGCATCGAAACCGAGACGCCATGGAGGACCAAATACTTTGAAAGAAAA GGTGAAGGCTGGGTGTATCACAAACCACTGTGTAAAAGTGTTCCAGCACAGAGCTCCTCACCTGCAGTGCTTCAGTCTAACCCGTGA
- the osbpl11 gene encoding oxysterol-binding protein-related protein 11 isoform X2 — protein sequence MQVETAGMRISESEGKLDVHTQSSFRTTSKSWQYSDHMENVAGYLMKYTNLVTGWQYRFFVLNNEAGLLEYFVNEQSRHQKPRGTLPLAGAVISPSDEDSHTFTVNAISGEQYKLRATDAKERQHWVSRLQICTQHHTEAMGKGSSSSPASQRKISHNTGSLLGLSQFHRGSSNYSSKRSVLRDHLVEAREMMTQAQDQHRDLVQCIEGLPASHNPSPLDQDLLLLKATSLATMTCLSDCLHILQLQQVARHRVPLGGPTIEWLEPKLPDALKNGGTLASITKDSTKMQGTAVEPAEMDSCDIAGEQEDIDTEEEQEDTFPAEEEDLGAVEEERSVILHLLSQLKLGMDLTRVVLPTFILEKRSLLEMYADFMSHPDLFVAITDGTSPMDRMIRFVEYYLTSFHEGRKGAIAKKPYNPIIGETFHCSWRVPKTAVSQGSVQKESSSASDCYNVRFVAEQVSHHPPVSGFYAECQERQMCVNTHVWTKSKFMGMSIGVSMIGEGNLHLLEHGEEYTFTLPSAYARSILTVPWVELGGKVTVNCAKTGYSAAITFQTKPFYGGKLHRVNAEVKHNPTNSVVCRVQGEWNGVLEFTYSNGETRVIDVLKLPITRKRVRPKEQQGHYESRRLWQHVTESLLQKDMEKATEHKRFLEERQRKEERHRIETETPWRTKYFERKGEGWVYHKPLCKSVPAQSSSPAVLQSNP from the exons ATGCAAGTGGAAACAGCGGGAATGCGAATTTCTGAAAGTGAAGGCAAGCTCGATGTTCACACGCAGAGCTCATTCAGGACGACCTCCAAAAGTTGGCAGTACAG tgatCACATGGAAAATGTAGCTGGATATTTAATGAAGTACACAAATCTTGtaacaggatggcagtatcg ATTCTTTGTATTGAACAACGAGGCAGGGCTGCTGGAGTACTTCGTGAATGAGCAATCACGGCACCAGAAGCCAAGGGGCACATTGCCTTTAGCAGGCGCAGTCATTTCCCCGAGCGATGAGGACTCGCACACCTTCACTGTCAATGCCATCAGCGGGGAGCAGTACAAACTCAGAg CTACTGATGCTAAAGAGAGACAGCACTGGGTGAGCAGGCTGCAGATCTGCACACAGCACCACACTGAAGCCATGGGCAAG GGCAGTTCCAGTTCTCCTGCGTCCCAGCGcaaaatcagccataacaccGGCTCCCTGTTGGGTCTGTCTCAGTTTCACCGTGGCTCCTCCAACTACTCGAGCAAGCGTTCTGTGCTGCGTGACCACCTGGTGGAGGCTCGTGAG ATGATGACCCAGGCACAGGACCAGCACAGAGACCTGGTACAGTGCATTGAGGGCCTGCCGGCCAGCCACAATCCCTCTCCACTGGACCAGGACCTCCTGCTGCTCAAAGCCACCTCTCTGGCCACAATGACTTGCCTTAGTGACTGCCTTCACATCCTGCAGCTTCAACAAGTGGCCCGGCACAGAGTTCCTCTCGGAG GGCCGACCATCGAATGGCTGGAACCCAAACTGCCGGACGCGCTGAAGAATGGTGGGACTCTGGCTAGCATCACCAAAGACAGCACCAAAATGCAGGGCACAGCTGTAGAACCTGCTGAAATGGACTCCTGTGACATTGCCGGG gAGCAGGAAGACATTGATACGGAAGAGGAGCAAGAAGACACTTTTCCAGCTGAGGAAGAGGACTTGGGAGCAGTAGAGGAAGAGCGTAGTGTCATCCTGCATCTTCTCTCTCAGCTCAAACTGGGCATGGACCTTACCAGA GTGGTCCTTCCTACATTTATCCTGGAGAAGCGCTCTCTGCTGGAGATGTATGCAGACTTCATGTCACACCCAGACCTTTTTGTGGCCATCACAGATGGCACCAGTCCTATGGACCGTATGATCAGATTTGTGGAATATTACCTCACTTCCTTCCACGAGGGCCGCAAGGGTGCGATTGCCAAGAAGCCCTACAACCCAATCATTGGCGAAACATTCCACTGCTCCTGGAGAGTGCCAAAGACGGCAGTGTCTCAAGGAAGCGTTCAGAAAGAGAGCTCCAGTGCATCAGACTGCTATAATGTGAGATTTGTGGCCGAGCAGGTGTCCCACCATCCACCCGTCTCTGGCTTCTATGCTGAATGCCAGGAGAGGCAGATGTGCGTAAACACGCATGTGTGGACCAAAAGCAAGTTCATGGGCATGTCTATCGGTGTTTCCATGATTGGAGAGG gtaatCTGCACCTGTTGGAGCATGGCGAAGAGTACACATTCACTCTGCCGTCGGCCTATGCCCGCTCGATCCTCACTGTGCCCTGGGTGGAGCTGGGCGGAAAGGTGACCGTGAACTGCGCCAAGACAGGCTATAGTGCAGCAATCACCTTCCAAACCAAGCCTTTCTATGGGGGCAAGCTGCATAG AGTGAACGCAGAGGTGAAGCACAACCCCACCAACTCTGTAGTGTGTCGCGTACAGGGGGAGTGGAATGGTGTGCTCGAGTTTACCTACAGCAACGGCGAGACACGCGTCATAGATGTCCTCAAGCTACCCATCACCAGGAAACGAGTGCGGCCCAAAGAGCAGCAAGGACATTACGAGTCAAG GCGACTGTGGCAGCATGTGACGGAGTCCTTGCTACAGAAAGACATGGAAAAGGCCACAGAGCACAAGCGCTTCctggaggagagacagaggaaagaggaaagacaCCGCATCGAAACCGAGACGCCATGGAGGACCAAATACTTTGAAAGAAAA GGTGAAGGCTGGGTGTATCACAAACCACTGTGTAAAAGTGTTCCAGCACAGAGCTCCTCACCTGCAGTGCTTCAGTCTAACCCGTGA
- the osbpl11 gene encoding oxysterol-binding protein-related protein 11 isoform X1 → MQVETAGMRISESEGKLDVHTQSSFRTTSKSWQYSDHMENVAGYLMKYTNLVTGWQYRFFVLNNEAGLLEYFVNEQSRHQKPRGTLPLAGAVISPSDEDSHTFTVNAISGEQYKLRATDAKERQHWVSRLQICTQHHTEAMGKTNPPLKTRSLSAASQGSSSSPASQRKISHNTGSLLGLSQFHRGSSNYSSKRSVLRDHLVEAREMMTQAQDQHRDLVQCIEGLPASHNPSPLDQDLLLLKATSLATMTCLSDCLHILQLQQVARHRVPLGGPTIEWLEPKLPDALKNGGTLASITKDSTKMQGTAVEPAEMDSCDIAGEQEDIDTEEEQEDTFPAEEEDLGAVEEERSVILHLLSQLKLGMDLTRVVLPTFILEKRSLLEMYADFMSHPDLFVAITDGTSPMDRMIRFVEYYLTSFHEGRKGAIAKKPYNPIIGETFHCSWRVPKTAVSQGSVQKESSSASDCYNVRFVAEQVSHHPPVSGFYAECQERQMCVNTHVWTKSKFMGMSIGVSMIGEGNLHLLEHGEEYTFTLPSAYARSILTVPWVELGGKVTVNCAKTGYSAAITFQTKPFYGGKLHRVNAEVKHNPTNSVVCRVQGEWNGVLEFTYSNGETRVIDVLKLPITRKRVRPKEQQGHYESRRLWQHVTESLLQKDMEKATEHKRFLEERQRKEERHRIETETPWRTKYFERKGEGWVYHKPLCKSVPAQSSSPAVLQSNP, encoded by the exons ATGCAAGTGGAAACAGCGGGAATGCGAATTTCTGAAAGTGAAGGCAAGCTCGATGTTCACACGCAGAGCTCATTCAGGACGACCTCCAAAAGTTGGCAGTACAG tgatCACATGGAAAATGTAGCTGGATATTTAATGAAGTACACAAATCTTGtaacaggatggcagtatcg ATTCTTTGTATTGAACAACGAGGCAGGGCTGCTGGAGTACTTCGTGAATGAGCAATCACGGCACCAGAAGCCAAGGGGCACATTGCCTTTAGCAGGCGCAGTCATTTCCCCGAGCGATGAGGACTCGCACACCTTCACTGTCAATGCCATCAGCGGGGAGCAGTACAAACTCAGAg CTACTGATGCTAAAGAGAGACAGCACTGGGTGAGCAGGCTGCAGATCTGCACACAGCACCACACTGAAGCCATGGGCAAG ACTAACCCACCACTAAAGACTCGCAGTCTGTCCGCGGCCTCTCAGGGCAGTTCCAGTTCTCCTGCGTCCCAGCGcaaaatcagccataacaccGGCTCCCTGTTGGGTCTGTCTCAGTTTCACCGTGGCTCCTCCAACTACTCGAGCAAGCGTTCTGTGCTGCGTGACCACCTGGTGGAGGCTCGTGAG ATGATGACCCAGGCACAGGACCAGCACAGAGACCTGGTACAGTGCATTGAGGGCCTGCCGGCCAGCCACAATCCCTCTCCACTGGACCAGGACCTCCTGCTGCTCAAAGCCACCTCTCTGGCCACAATGACTTGCCTTAGTGACTGCCTTCACATCCTGCAGCTTCAACAAGTGGCCCGGCACAGAGTTCCTCTCGGAG GGCCGACCATCGAATGGCTGGAACCCAAACTGCCGGACGCGCTGAAGAATGGTGGGACTCTGGCTAGCATCACCAAAGACAGCACCAAAATGCAGGGCACAGCTGTAGAACCTGCTGAAATGGACTCCTGTGACATTGCCGGG gAGCAGGAAGACATTGATACGGAAGAGGAGCAAGAAGACACTTTTCCAGCTGAGGAAGAGGACTTGGGAGCAGTAGAGGAAGAGCGTAGTGTCATCCTGCATCTTCTCTCTCAGCTCAAACTGGGCATGGACCTTACCAGA GTGGTCCTTCCTACATTTATCCTGGAGAAGCGCTCTCTGCTGGAGATGTATGCAGACTTCATGTCACACCCAGACCTTTTTGTGGCCATCACAGATGGCACCAGTCCTATGGACCGTATGATCAGATTTGTGGAATATTACCTCACTTCCTTCCACGAGGGCCGCAAGGGTGCGATTGCCAAGAAGCCCTACAACCCAATCATTGGCGAAACATTCCACTGCTCCTGGAGAGTGCCAAAGACGGCAGTGTCTCAAGGAAGCGTTCAGAAAGAGAGCTCCAGTGCATCAGACTGCTATAATGTGAGATTTGTGGCCGAGCAGGTGTCCCACCATCCACCCGTCTCTGGCTTCTATGCTGAATGCCAGGAGAGGCAGATGTGCGTAAACACGCATGTGTGGACCAAAAGCAAGTTCATGGGCATGTCTATCGGTGTTTCCATGATTGGAGAGG gtaatCTGCACCTGTTGGAGCATGGCGAAGAGTACACATTCACTCTGCCGTCGGCCTATGCCCGCTCGATCCTCACTGTGCCCTGGGTGGAGCTGGGCGGAAAGGTGACCGTGAACTGCGCCAAGACAGGCTATAGTGCAGCAATCACCTTCCAAACCAAGCCTTTCTATGGGGGCAAGCTGCATAG AGTGAACGCAGAGGTGAAGCACAACCCCACCAACTCTGTAGTGTGTCGCGTACAGGGGGAGTGGAATGGTGTGCTCGAGTTTACCTACAGCAACGGCGAGACACGCGTCATAGATGTCCTCAAGCTACCCATCACCAGGAAACGAGTGCGGCCCAAAGAGCAGCAAGGACATTACGAGTCAAG GCGACTGTGGCAGCATGTGACGGAGTCCTTGCTACAGAAAGACATGGAAAAGGCCACAGAGCACAAGCGCTTCctggaggagagacagaggaaagaggaaagacaCCGCATCGAAACCGAGACGCCATGGAGGACCAAATACTTTGAAAGAAAA GGTGAAGGCTGGGTGTATCACAAACCACTGTGTAAAAGTGTTCCAGCACAGAGCTCCTCACCTGCAGTGCTTCAGTCTAACCCGTGA